In a single window of the Williamwhitmania sp. genome:
- a CDS encoding four helix bundle protein, with the protein MRSDKENLIVEKTFQFAIKIVQYCELLEENKKFVVARQLLRSGTSIGANVREAQNAESKADFIHKFKIALKEVEETEYWLLICKNTPSYPFNEELLMEVNTILKILSKIVSTSKRT; encoded by the coding sequence ATGAGAAGCGATAAAGAGAACCTTATAGTTGAAAAGACTTTTCAATTTGCAATTAAGATTGTGCAGTATTGTGAATTGCTTGAGGAGAATAAGAAATTTGTTGTTGCTAGGCAATTGTTACGTTCTGGAACTTCAATTGGAGCAAATGTAAGGGAAGCTCAAAACGCAGAGAGTAAGGCAGATTTTATCCATAAATTTAAGATTGCATTAAAGGAAGTGGAGGAGACAGAGTATTGGCTTTTAATTTGTAAAAACACTCCTTCCTATCCATTTAATGAAGAATTGTTGATGGAAGTAAACACTATTTTAAAAATTCTTTCTAAAATAGTTAGCACATCAAAACGGACTTAA